The Coturnix japonica isolate 7356 chromosome 9, Coturnix japonica 2.1, whole genome shotgun sequence genomic interval GAGGAAGAGCTCATTCTGCAGCAGCATGTGCACATCACGGGCGCCAGGGCTGTGCCACAATCCCTGAGCCTGGCATGGAGAGGGGGAGAACACACATATGGGGTTGTGCCCACTTGTGCCTGCACCAGCCTTGTGCCATGTCACCAGCACTCACCAGCCCGTCCCTATAGCTGTGTGTCATGTCAAAGAGGACGTTCCTCTTGTTCTTCCGCCGTGGTTTGGTCTCTAGTGTGACTCCCACCACCTCGCTGGCTGTGCCCACCACCCGCACCTGCAGTCAAGGCATAGAGAGACAGCAATAAAGTGACTGGCggggcacagtgctgtgtcCGGTGCCATGCCTGTTCCCATTACCTGGTACTCCAACGTGCCGTTCTCATGCAGTGCCAGCTTGGCTGATCCCACCGCCCCCGTCTTGGTGGGCTGCAATGCATCTGCACCGCACAGCACGCTTTGGATGGCTGCACTCAAGCACAGAGAGTGGAGAAAAGGGTGAGGACAGAGAGGAGGCAATGACACCCCCACATCCTGCTGCGCCCTGCTTACTGTCACAGCTGCGACGGGCAGTAATGGTGCCCTCCATCTGGCGTGGGTGCCGGCCCTCGGTGTCAGCCACGATGCGGAGCTGCCCCTGCGCCAACCATTGCAGCTCATGTGCAGACAGGTCACTCAACACCTCTGCGAAGTCAGGGTCCTGGgggtgcaggcagcagtgagggggATACTGGAATACCCGGggcatggggagggggatggcTGTACCTCCATAGTGATGTTGGCATGGACCTCGCGCAGCGTCTGGCCCTGGTGCAGGATGCGGACTCGCAGTGGTACCCAGGGGGACTCTGGgcatggcagaggggttggggctgcagggggtgTCTGTGCATGGGGCTATGCTCCCAAAGCACAACACTCTGCAACCCCACATCTTTATACAAGCTTCCACCCACCCATGCACTCCCACTGCACCCCCACACACCCTGTGCCCCAAAATGCACATCTGAATCCCCCTGCGCACTCCCATCCTGACCCCATGCATCCCAAGCCAATTGCACACCATGGACCCCCAAGTCCCCCCAGTGATGCCATGCCCTGCAGGTGCCCGTGCCCAccctcacccccagctcctggctccagtAGCCCACGGGCCATGAGGATGAAGTGTAGGTTGTTCTCAGTGTCGCTCAGTGTCAGCATGGCCATGCCCCCGGCCCCAAGATGTGCAGGGTCTGATGAGGTCAGGATGGCACCAAATGTCTCTGTGCAGGGAGAAAGACATGAGGAGCACTTTAAAGGGAACCCCCTCAGGGGGTACATGGGTGTGGGGGTACATGAGGGTGGATCTTACCTGCAAAGAGTGCACGGTGCTTCAGGATGTGTCCATGCACCTCTCCGGAGGGCTGAGCACGGGTGATGAGGGACACGCGGAGCTGCTCTGCACGCAGCAGCTGTATGTTGGCTTTGGACACTGTCCTCCACATCCCACAGAGCTGTGGatacagcagagctgggcatgGGGCACCGGCATTGGTGTGCCATGCGCATCACCCTGCCCTGCCCACTCCTCTCACCATGCCGTCCTCAGGGGCTGCGTTCTTCTGCACTGGGTGCTCAAACAACACGGTGCCCTCAGGGTCACTGAAACGCACACGGCTCGGCCGGCCCAGCCTGCAAGCACCAGGGGTTGAGCAGGGACTCCTAGCCCACGTGCCTGGCACCGGCCCCATGTAGTGCCTGAGGGGGGGTGGGACACGGAGCAGGGTGCCAGCTGGCATTGGTGCCAAGGGGTCCCCAGGTTGGCACCGTGTGGGAGGGAGTGCACATTTGGGAAGGACGGCGGGAGCTGAGCGCTCGGCCTGGCTGTAAATTAGGAGCATTTTCAGCTCAGTTTGGCTCCCCCTGGTTGGAGCTGGAAATTAGTCACCACTTTACTATGTAAAGGGGCCTGGAAGTGAGGAACAGCAGAAGCAACCCGTGcgggaaggagagagggagagacaGACAGCGGGCACTGGGGGAGGGCAAGGGTTTAGGGTCCTGTGGTGGTACCCATGAGCTGGGCCATAGGATGGCACAATGCCTGTCTCCcactgcacccacagccccctcccAAAATCTCACCCCACCAACACAATGCTGTGATAGCACTGAGGGCAGGTagaggggaaactgaggcacgaGCAGCATCGCATCCCCAGGTTTGATGGTTTCAGGCTGTGCTCACCGCTCGTAGCTGATGGAGAAGAGCAGGTAGGAGCGCAGCAGGGTGAAGCGAGCCTTGGCCACTGCACCGGACGTGGGGTGCCACGGCTCGGGGCCGCTCGTCAGCAGGGCCACGAATTCTATGGGGGTGAATTACAGTGATTACTAGAGGAGCACGGGGATGCCCTGCACCGCTTTTCCTGCCTGGGCTCACCTGTGCGGGCATCGTCGCGTGCCAAACCCTCGGAGCTGAGGTAGGAGCGGTCATTGTATGGCTTGTCCAGCTCGTCCTCCTTGTCCTGGAAGTACTCAAAGGTGTCGAAAGGTGGCTCGGAGCTCTTCTCTGGGGGTCCTGGCAAGGCTGGCGTGGGAGgcacagcagggagatggaTGTGGCACGGGTAACCCTGACACCAAGGAGCCCCTCCGTGGGGCTGCCCAGTGTCTCATGTCCCAGCCTGAGCCCAGCAGTGGGTGAGAGCACCATGCTCACCTTTGGGGCAGGTGTGGCAGCAGTGCCCGGGCAACAACGTGGCACGGGGGCAAGTGGGAACAGGGCAATCCTGCTTCATGTTCTTGCAGTTCACTTTCCCCACTGGTTTCCCTCGGCGATTCCTCTGCTGGGGTGGTAAGAACTGTGTCAAATTGTGCCTAATTATGCCACAGATACAGCTAACCCCAACATCCAGCCCCAGTGGATGGCACAGCAGTGGGTACCAGTGTTCCTCTGGTGCAGCCCCGATCCTCTCAGCCCATCTGCACAACCCCTGGGCCCCACACACCTTGCACAGCCTCCAGCTGTTTGTATGGCAGCCAAATCCCGGCCCCCACCCCCCTGCCCAGCTGTgcacagcccctccagccctgACCTCGGggggctgctggagggaggGGGCCGTCTCcgaggaggggagggaggagaatgAAGCATGAGCCTTTAACCCTCCGCTGCTGGGGGGTATCCAGGTGTGGCATCGGCTGGAGGAATCTCCGCTGCCGTTTCCCTCGGGGCAGGGGTAATGAACGAAGGGGTGATCCCGTCCCCAGCAGGGCCTCTTGTGTGGGGGTCCCCTATCCTGGcaggggagggggtggggggcactCACCGTCTCGCAATGGCAGATCACGCAGCGCATCACCCCGAAGGGCTCCCCCAGGTCGGGGTGCCACGTCTCCTCCAGGGCATAGAAATGCCCTCCGAAGGCACAACCTGCAGATGAATCCCCACCCCATCATCGGAACACCCCCACAAGAAAAAAGTCACCTCCGGGCCGCGGGCACCCCCCTGCCGCAGCCCCGATGGGGCGGACAGCGTCCGGCACCGCCCCGTCGGGTACGGACCCGGTTATTGGGACCGAACGGCAGCACGGGCaggcgggggtggggggggacgAAGTTGGGGGGCATAAAAGGGATgcaccgggggggggggggtgccGGAAAAGAGGGTGCACGGGTTGGAAGAAAAAGGGTTGCATGCAGCGGGGGTGCACGGAAAGGGGGATCGAAGGGAAAGGGGTGCAGGGAGGGGGGTCCTACCTGCCGTCCCCCCGGGGGGCAACGGATCGCTGTCGGGCCGGATGGGCAGGGCGAGCTTGGGGCGGGCGGTGCGGGCGGGCAGGGCGAGCAGGGCGAGCAGCAGCAGGGCGGTGCGCATGGTGCCGGGGAACCGGGGGAACCGGGCGGccgggggcggggagggggggccGGGCGCTGCCTGCCGCCTCCGCTGCCACCGCCTCTGCCCGGCcgccggccccggccccgcttTATAGGCGGCGGCATGGGCAAGCGGGAGCTGCGAGCCCTGTGCAAACAAAGGGCCGCTAATGAGGCGCAGGCAGCGGCCGGCCGGGGGGACGCGCCCCCGCCGCGAACCGAgccccccctccttcctcccaaaCGGGTCCCGGCCCCCTgggcatagggaccccccccagccACTGACCCCCTGCTCTGGGATAATAGGGTACCTACGGAGAACCCGTCCATGAAGCACCATTAGGGACCCCTTGGCACGGAGCATCCCTTGGATCCCCCTGAACCATTGGTCCCCTCCCAGACATGGGGTACCTCGGGTATGGAGCCCCTGCTCACATAGCAACCTTGGAGCATGAGGGTCAAATGTAACCCCTTCACCTGCATGCCCCTGGTCAGGGTGTGGGGGACCCCCGTCACATCCACACAGCACTCACTGGGGCAATGCAGAACCCACACTCACACCCCCCTCTGTGGGGCTTGGGGGTATTTCTGGGCACTGGACACCATGAGTACACCCCAATCCACATCCCCCCCTCACACTCCACCAGGACATAAAGCCCCTGCAAGCCCTCATTTCCCCCACACCATTGGATCACCCGTGGGACAAAGGGCACATCTCCCCTCAGCATCCCCCACAAATCCACTCTGTGCCACGTGTTGTCAGACTCACGCACCCCACAACATGTGCCTTTGGCATCCCCAGATCCCAGGGCAGAGGGCGACCCCAGAGCAGTGCCACAGGACTGTTCCCACGAGCATAGGGACAGGACCTGGGGTCCCAAGGAGGTGCCACGGCCGAGGATACGGGAACAGCACCCAGTAGGGATCCTGCTCTTCACCCACATGAGCCCGGGCTGACGAGGGCAGCAGCGGtggtgggcagggagcagacaCCATGGGAAGGCCTGGGGAGAGCACAGTGTagctggggaaactgaggcacggggCAAAAGGAGAGAGGGGGGTGGTGTGTCCCACCCGTGTCTCCCCCACCAGCAGGGAGGGAACGGGATGCCGGGTCCCCCCCCACCAGTGGGAGGCGGGCGGGTAtgcaggggaggagggggaaacGCCGGGCTGCCAAAATCAACTCTGGGCGGTGCAAACAGCCGGCCAGCTGCACGGTGTAACTAGGGAAACACGGCGCAGCTGGAGCACAACAGGCCCTTACCTCCCCAGAAAGCTCCTCCTGGGCCTCCCCACAGCACAGCGAgcagctgggggggctgcaACCCCACGCACCGCGCCCTTGCTGCCagggtgccccatccctgtgccctcCGCACTCGACACGAGCGAGCCCCAGCAATGGGGAGCCGGGTTTCCCCGACGGGACGTTCCGCCGGCACCTCCGGGGATGGGACACCACGGCTATCCCATGTGTGACGCCCTACTGCTCGCAATGGGCTGTGCCCAGCGGCGGGGCACCCCATCCCCGTGCCCACCCCGTCAGTGCCACCGACCTGTCCCTGCTCCTCTCTCCCGTTGTTCCTGTTGGCCTGGGATCCGGTGgcaggggagggctgggggctgcgcGGCCGTGCCAGCGTCACCGCCCGGTGCCCACCACCGTGGAGCAGCCCGGGGGGAACGGCGGGGAGCGAGCGGGGCAGAgcggggaggaggaggcgggCGATGGCTGCCGGCCGCCCCGCCGGTGCCAGGAATCCGCCGCTGGCTCCGCGCACCCGGAGCTCGTCACAGTCTCCTGGCTCGGCTGCGGGGATGTGGGGAAGCAACAGGGGAAGCTCCCTCCCCTTTcctgggaaggaaggaaagctgggAGAGCCGTGGCCTTGTCctgggggaaactgaggcacggggAGGGCGTGGGGGGTAGCGAGGTGTCACCGCTACAACGGGGGCACGTAGCGTGGGAGGAAAGAGGCACGGGATGAGATAGGATGCACGTGGGCATCCGTACCCCACGGCCCCACATGGCCCTGTAAAGTCCTGGAAGCGCCCCCCAGGGGTCTTCGTACTTTTGGGGTGGGAAGGGgtcccagtgctgccagctggaTCCCGGCGCCTGTTCGAGCACTGGGAGCTCCCGGCACAAAGGCGGCTCTGAGGAGCCCTGCAGCCGGGCCTGGCGCCGGCACAGCCCCAACGGGACAGGGCTACCGGCTGcgggcagctggagctgcatgGGGACAGAGCCAGGCAGCCACGGCCACTGTGTGCCACCCCATAAGCTGAAGCAGGTGCCCGGCCCCGTGGCATGTGGGTGCTGAGAGCACATCAGGGTGGGCATTGATGATGCTCCTTCCCTGCACCCCGCAATTCTGTGTGGGCTCTGcatgggctgtgtgtgctctgtagCCATGTAGCCACGAAGGGTCATTCGGAGGGTCCCCATCCCGTCCCTCTCTGCCCAGTGGTGCCGTGCCTGGCTTTGGGGTGCCCGTGCCAGCACTGCCGCCCCACGCAGCTCCCTATTGTCTGTCCCTATTAGCTGCTGTCTGCTTCAGGCTTTGAACATGAGCCGGGCTCGGGGCGGCAGGAAGGAGCCTCTTCTCCCCAGGGATGGGGTCGAAGCGAAACCGCATGCCCTAACCCCTTCCCACGGTCTCCATCCTCCCGCAGGCACCTTGGCACCCCGTGCCACAAGCAATGGGGACCGGACCCGACcggatctggggaactacagggACACCCCCCCTCTCCAAAAAGAGCCCCCCTCGCCCATCCCACTATGGCCTCCCCAAAGCTCTGTGCAGAACGAAGCCGTGCCCCGTGACTAATCCCCCCCGGCCTCGCACATACGCGGCGGGGAGGGGGGTGCTGTCGTAATGGGTGGAAATATCTCATAATTCACGTTGGACACGGGGATTGCAGCCGTTCCGGCAATATTTGCACAACTGGCAGGCGGCTTGTAGGGCTGGGCCGCCCCAGACGAAGGCAAGGGGGGGGTCTGAGGGTGTTTGGGGGTGGCAGGTATGGGGTGAAGGGGTGcagctggggagctgggggagcGGCTGCTTTTTGTCTCCAGACACATGGAGTTTATTAGGGACTGCGTGTTCTCAGTGcggtggggatggatggggctctCTGTCCCTTCTTGCCTCATGGTGGATGGGGGCAGGATGTGGGCAGAGACCCCAAAGCATCCTCATGTGCTACGCTCAGGGCACTGTGCCCACTCCCAGTTACCCGCTATGGGGCACCCAAAGGCGCCAGTGCCCCCTCCACCGCAGAGATTCCCTTCATCCTTATGGGAAGAAGGCAGGGGGtgcatggggtgggggggcccTGTTTGGCATGGGGATTAGCACACCGAGAGCAATCGATGGTGgtctcccccccctccccaccggACATGCAGGCAAATATTTGTGCCCAGACTTCGCGGGACGGCGAGAAGGAATTTCATTCTTGCGCCCACCTGCGGCTCGGCCGCCTGGCATTAACCCCTTCACAGCCCCAGGGGATGGAGGGAAGTGCCCTCCTGGTGCCCCCCATGTGCGCAGTGTGGGTAAGGAGTGCGACAGGGCAGCGTGTGGTGCAGATGGTTGGCCTCGGCTCTGGGCATGGCAATGCTGATGCTCATTGAGGGCACAGCATGGTTTATCCTGGCAACCCCTTACTAGACATTCCCTGTGCAGGGCCTGTGGGATATATGGAATGGGCAAACTGTGccaacccctccccccccccaaatcctcTCCCACCCAGGTGCCCTCTGCAGcacaaccacctccctgggctgctCCTGGGAGCGGGACGGTGGAGCAGGAGAACTCTGTTTGCCCACGGATGTTTATTGACAATTTGCAAATGTAAAACAGGACCGGAGGGGATTGAGATCTGTGCctgtggtggggtggggggagcacAGGGCCTGctcacagcatcctgctggcaCCCCCAGCTCAGTTCCTTGTTCCTCAGCCCCTTTGTGCCCAGCTGGGTCCTGAGCAAACGGGGCTGTTTGCTCACTCCGGGATTAGCTGCTCTCTTTGTTCCTTTGACTTTCTCTTCCCT includes:
- the CHRD gene encoding chordin gives rise to the protein MRTALLLLALLALPARTARPKLALPIRPDSDPLPPGGTAGCAFGGHFYALEETWHPDLGEPFGVMRCVICHCETRNRRGKPVGKVNCKNMKQDCPVPTCPRATLLPGHCCHTCPKALPGPPEKSSEPPFDTFEYFQDKEDELDKPYNDRSYLSSEGLARDDARTEFVALLTSGPEPWHPTSGAVAKARFTLLRSYLLFSISYERLGRPSRVRFSDPEGTVLFEHPVQKNAAPEDGMLCGMWRTVSKANIQLLRAEQLRVSLITRAQPSGEVHGHILKHRALFAETFGAILTSSDPAHLGAGGMAMLTLSDTENNLHFILMARGLLEPGAGESPWVPLRVRILHQGQTLREVHANITMEDPDFAEVLSDLSAHELQWLAQGQLRIVADTEGRHPRQMEGTITARRSCDTIQSVLCGADALQPTKTGAVGSAKLALHENGTLEYQVRVVGTASEVVGVTLETKPRRKNKRNVLFDMTHSYRDGLAQGLWHSPGARDVHMLLQNELFLNVATKDWAEGELRGQVISLPYSGLLARYTEMPVPLAGQLVSPPVSSGAGGHAWLSLDEHCHLHYEIVVAGLGRPADGTVSAQLHGVAELGEMGTRPHLHKRMLKGFYGTEAQGVVKDLDAELLQHLAQGTAFLQVSTKAHPRGEMRGWVHIPNRCQAGGARLSTGEAELSEGPKGRDVEQLKKDPNSCFFEGQHRAHGTRWAPDYDKKCSICSCQKRTVICDPILCQPLNCTRQVHPEELCCPVCEEKKMEQEDLKLERARDSSEGCYFDGDKTWRGSGTRWHPVVPPFGLIKCAICTCKGTTGEVHCEKVQCPRLTCANPVRVSPSDCCKQCPAPEKSVPELTDGMQADGPRACRFGRRWYLNNESWHPSVPPFGEMKCILCWCVSGETHCQRQECPPGACASPSRRDNPCCAKCRAPDSPPEKMHEATAEAWSH